One genomic segment of Vulpes vulpes isolate BD-2025 chromosome 2, VulVul3, whole genome shotgun sequence includes these proteins:
- the KRTAP17-1 gene encoding keratin-associated protein 17-1, translated as MGCCPGDCFTCCPQDQDCCEVCCCQPACCGCCGSCCGCCGSCCGCGGSGCGGSGCGGCGGCGGGCCGSSCCGSGCGGCGSGCGGCGSGCCGSSCCGSSGCCGPVCCQPTPVCETK; from the coding sequence ATGGGGTGCTGCCCAGGGGACTGCTTCACCTGCTGCCCTCAAGACCAAGACTGCTGTGAAGTGTGCTGCTGCCAGCCCGCCTGCTGCGGTTGCTGCGGTTCCTGCTGCGGCTGCTGCGGTTCCTGCTGCGGCTGCGGGGGCTCTGGCTGCGGGGGCTCTGGCTGCGGAGGCTGCGGAGGTTGCGGAGGTGGCTGCTGCGGGTCCTCCTGCTGCGGCTctggctgcgggggctgcggctctggctgcgggggctgcgggagCGGCTGCTGCGGGTCCAGCTGCTGCGGCTCATCTGGGTGCTGCGGGCCCGTCTGCTGCCAGCCTACGCCTGTTTGCGAGACCAAGTGA
- the KRTAP16-1 gene encoding keratin-associated protein 16-1 encodes MSGNCCSRKCPSVPGISLCSTEVSCGGPVCLPSSCQSQTWQLVTCQGSCESSSCGPQCCQPSCAVSSCAQPVCCEATTCEPSCAVSSCAQPVCYEATICEPSCAVNSCAQPVCCEATTCEPSCAVSSCAQPVCYEATICEPSCSMNSCAQPVCCEATICEPSCAVNSCAQPVCYEATICEPSCAVNSCAQPVCCEATLCEPSCSVSSCCQPVCCEPPSCQPILCVPTPCQSILCKPSCCQPVICEPSCCSAVCTVPSSCQPVVCEPTCCQPVCPTPSCCPSVRSVANSCQAVCCDPSPCEPSCSEPSSCQPATCVALVCEPVCLRSVCCIPSPCEPPCVSNTCQETSCCISSLCQPICSEPSPCSASICVPRPCQPPCYVVKRCRSISCEPVSCPSTSCQPLCGRPGSSASAICQPTCSRTFYIPSSCKQPCTPSVSYRPICRPICSGPITYRQPYVTSISYRPACYRPCYSILRRPACVTSLSYRPVCSRLPCADFCKKDCKKSTSSQQDCTDSTSCKAEVSNASPCQTTEAKPTSPTTREAAASPPTAAKPADH; translated from the coding sequence ATGTCTGGAAACTGCTGTTCTAGGAAATGCCCGTCTGTGCCAGGGATCTCTCTCTGCTCCACTGAGGTGAGCTGCGGAGGACCTGTCTGCTTGCCCAGTTCCTGCCAGAGCCAGACATGGCAACTGGTGACTTGCCAAGGCAGCTGTGAATCATCTAGCTGTGGCCCACAGTGCTGTCAGCCCTCCTGTGCTGTGAGCAGCTGTGCCCAACCTGTGTGCTGTGAAGCCACCACCTGTGAGCCTTCCTGTGCTGTGAGCAGCTGTGCCCAACCTGTGTGCTATGAAGCCACCATCTGTGAACCTTCCTGTGCTGTGAACAGCTGTGCCCAACCTGTGTGCTGTGAAGCCACCACCTGTGAGCCTTCCTGTGCTGTGAGCAGCTGTGCCCAACCTGTGTGCTATGAAGCCACCATCTGTGAGCCCTCCTGTTCTATGAACAGCTGTGCCCAACCTGTGTGCTGTGAAGCCACCATCTGTGAGCCCTCCTGTGCTGTGAATAGCTGTGCCCAACCTGTGTGCTATGAAGCCACCATCTGTGAGCCCTCCTGTGCTGTGAACAGCTGTGCCCAACCTGTGTGCTGTGAAGCCACCCTCTGTGAGCCTTCTTGCTCAGTGAGCAGTTGCTGCCAACCTGTGTGCTGTGAGCCTCCTTCCTGCCAGCCAATCCTCTGTGTACCCACTCCCTGCCAGTCCATTCTGTGCAAACCCAGCTGCTGTCAGCCGGTCATCTGTGAGCCCAGCTGCTGTTCAGCTGTCTGCACTGTGCCTAGTTCCTGCCAACCAGTGGTCTGTGAGCCCACTTGCTGTCAGCCGGTCTGCCCCACACCTAGCTGTTGTCCCTCTGTCCGCTCTGTGGCTAATAGCTGCCAGGCTGTCTGCTGTGACCCCAGTCCTTGTGAGCCATCTTGCTCAGAGCCCAGCAGCTGCCAGCCAGCTACCTGTGTGGCTCTGGTCTGTGAGCCTGTCTGTCTTCGTTCTGTCTGCTGTATTCCAAGCCCTTGTGAGCCACCTTGTGTCTCTAACACTTGCCAAGAGACCTCTTGTTGCATCTCCAGCCTCTGCCAACCCATCTGCTCTGAGCCCAGCCCCTGTTCAGCAAGTATCTGTGTGCCCAGGCCATGTCAACCTCCCTGCTATGTAGTCAAGCGCTGCCGGTCCATCTCCTGTGAGCCTGTTTCCTGCCCATCTACCTCCTGCCAACCTCTTTGCGGCCGCCCTGGGTCTTCTGCCTCTGCCATCTGCCAACCTACTTGCTCTCGGACCTTCTATATACCCAGCTCCTGCAAACAACCCTGCACTCCTTCGGTTTCTTACCGCCCAATCTGTCGCCCAATCTGCTCTGGACCCATCACTTATAGGCAGCCTTATGTGACCTCCATCTCCTATCGCCCTGCCTGCTACCGCCCATGCTACTCCATCCTGCGCCGTCCAGCCTGTGTCACTTCGCTCTCTTACCGTCCGGTCTGCTCTCGCCTGCCTTGTGCTGACTTCTGTAAAAAGGATTGCAAGAAATCTACTTCCAGTCAACAAGATTGCACCGACTCAACATCCTGCAAGGCTGAGGTCTCAAATGCCAGTCCCTGCCAGACCACTGAAGCCAAACCCACCAGCCCAACCACCCGTGAGGCCGCAGCCAGCCCGCCTACTGCTGCCAAACCTGCTGACCACTAA
- the KRTAP29-1 gene encoding keratin-associated protein 29-1: MVDSCCPRTTMTIPAVPTFICSNGGSFRNGICLPSSCRSRTWQLVTCQESCQPSSSAPSGCEPASCQPTCLPTTSSVGFVCQPICSCTACYESGTGQSPCLVSSCQPSCSESTSCQVNCCEASLNQQTSCQEPVFVSGSCQAACGQSVCCDTRSCQPSCSEVTSCAENSCPPTICAASPCQSTCCQQGSCQPTNGKDQLCKSTYYQPICYIFKTCQLVPFMPVPCQPSTCVFSSCNPTCCVSSLCQPLYCQPSPSISFVCQPVGNCQPPCFVKNACKLVSCGTMLSGQPTCEGSASCNRDVCKSPSCQPACCVTGLGKPSSGGCNCF, translated from the coding sequence ATGGTGGACAGCTGTTGCCCCAGAACCACCATGACCATTCCAGCTGTGCCCACTTTCATATGCTCAAATGGTGGTAGCTTCCGAAATGGTATCTGTTTGCCTAGTTCCTGCCGGAGCAGAACGTGGCAACTGGTCACATGCCAAGAAAGCTGTCAGCCATCCAGCAGTGCCCCAAGTGGCTGTGAACCTGCTTCTTGCCAACCTACCTGCCTTCCAACAACTTCTTCTGTTGGTTTTGTCTGCCAACCCATTTGCTCCTGTACGGCCTGCTATGAATCTGGCACTGGTCAGTCTCCATGTCTGGTTAGCTCATGCCAACCCTCCTGCTCAGAATCTACCAGTTGTCAGGTAAATTGCTGTGAAGCCAGCCTCAACCAGCAAACCTCCTGCCAAGAACCTGTCTTTGTGTCTGGATCATGCCAGGCAGCTTGTGGCCAATCGGTCTGCTGTGACACTAGGTCCTGCCAGCCATCCTGCTCTGAAGTAACTTCCTGTGCTGAAAATTCTTGCCCACCAACCATCTGTGCAGCTAGTCCATGCCAGTCAACTTGCTGCCAACAAGGTTCATGTCAACCCACTAATGGCAAAGATCAGCTCTGCAAATCAACTTATTACCAACCCATCTGCTACATTTTTAAGACTTGCCAATTGGTTCCCTTTATGCCTGTTCCCTGCCAGCCGTCAACTTGTGTGTTCAGTTCTTGCAATCCTACATGCTGTGTGTCCTCCCTTTGCCAGCCACTTTACTGCCAACCATCTCCTTCGATATCCTTCGTCTGCCAGCCAGTAGGTAACTGCCAGCCCCCATGTTTTGTAAAGAATGCTTGCAAACTAGTTTCCTGTGGCACCATGCTTTCTGGCCAACCAACTTGTGAGGGATCCGCTTCCTGCAACCGAGATGTCTGCAAATCCCCTTCCTGTCAACCAGCTTGCTGTGTGACAGGTTTAGGCAAACCTTCCAGCGGTGGCTGCAATTGCTTTTGA